Proteins co-encoded in one Conger conger chromosome 4, fConCon1.1, whole genome shotgun sequence genomic window:
- the LOC133126795 gene encoding tripartite motif-containing protein 16-like isoform X2 — protein sequence MAEAAGLLDQDQFSCSICLDLLKNPVTIPCGHSYCMGCIKGYWDQDDHTGVYSCPQCRETFTPRPVLRKNTMFSEMLEKLKKTGLQAAPPAHCYAGPGDVACDVCTGRKHKAIKSCLVCLASYCETHLKIHNELNPGKRHKMVNVTGNLEEMICSNHDKLLEVYCYTDQQCICYLCTMDKHSGHETVSAAAARTEKQKQLGEFQSEFQQGIQEREKELQDLRQAVQSLKRSAQAAVKDSERIFTEMIRSIERRCSEVKELIRDQEKAEVSRAEGLLERLEQEIAELRRRDAELEQLSHTEDHIHFLQSCQSVCAPPGPGDLPNITVSPHVSFEAVRKYVSVLKERLENVFMVELVTISESVKEVHTVEPRTREDFFLGRSAMIEPINTQTGFSGQSPFHRVKEFPSVEPRTREDFFQYFCQLTLDPNTVHKQLWLSEGNRVVTSMGELQFYPHHPERFDCQDQDPRHPSLAQYHRANRYRSDDHYMFQSLKKIVVRTIDAQKLYMYNQVLCREGLSGRCYWEAEWSGNDYVSIAVTYKEISRKGPDDACFLGGNNMSWALRCSPSRDSFSHNNMSTEIPGPSSSRIGVYLDHRAGTLSFYSVSDTMTLLYRVQTTFTQPLYPGFGLGLQSSIRLCDL from the exons ATGGCAGAGGCTGCAGGTCTTctggatcaggaccagttcagctgttcgatctgtctggatctactgaagAATCCGGTgactattccctgtggacacagttactgtatgggctgtattaagggctactgggatcaggatgatcatactggtgtctacagctgtccccagtgcagagagaccttcaccccaaggcctgttttaagaaaaaacactatgttttctgaaatgttggagaaactgaagaagacaggcctccaagctgctcctcctgctcactgttacgctggacctggagacgtggcgtgtgatgtctgtactgggagaaagcacaaagccatcaagtcctgtctggtgtgtctggcctcttactgtgaaactcatCTCAAAATTCATAATGAACTGAACCCAGGAAAGAGACACAAGATGGTCAACGTCACTGGAAACCTGGAGGAGATGATCTGCTCTAATCATGACAAACTGCTGGAGGTTTACTGTTATaccgatcagcagtgtatctgttatctgtgtACAATGGATAAACACAGTGGCCATGAAACAGTATCAGCTGCAGCAGcaaggactgagaaacag aagcagctgggtgAATTCCAGAGTGAATTCCAGCAgggaatccaggagagagagaaggagctgcaggatctgagacaggctgtgcagtcactcaag cgctctgcacaggcagcagtgaaggacagtgagaggatctttactgagatgatccgctccattgagagaaggtgctctgaggtgaaagagctgatcagagatcaggaaaaggctgaagtgagtcgggctgaaggactcctggagcgactggagcaggagattgctgagctgaggaggagagatgctgagctggagcagctttcacacacagaggatcacatccatttcctccag agctgtcagtctgtctgtgcccctcctggacctggagacttacccaacatcactgtcagtccacacgtctcttttgaggctgtgaggaaatatGTCTCTGTACTGAAAGAGCGACTGGAGAATGTCTTCATGGTGGAACTGGTCACAATTTCTGAATCAG tGAAAGAAGTCCATACTGTAgagcccaggaccagagaggatttcTTCCTAGGAAGGTCTGCAATGATTGAGCCTATAAATACGCAAACCGGTTTTTCGGGACAATCACCTTTTCACAGAG TGAAAGAATTCCCTTCTGTAgagcccaggaccagagaggatttcttccagt AtttctgtcagctcacactggaccccaacacagtgCATAAGCAGCTCTggctgtctgaggggaacagggtGGTGACCTCTATGGGAGAGCTCCAGTTTTATCCtcatcatccagagagatttgactgCCAGGATCAAGATCCCAGACACCCCAGTCTGGCCCAGTACCACAGAGCAAACCGTTACCGCTCTGATGATCATTACATGTTTCAAAGTTTGAAGAAGATTGTGGTACGTACTATTGATGCACAGAAATTATATATGTATAACCaggtgctgtgcagagagggtctgtctggacgctgttactgggaggctgagtggagtgggaaTGACTATGTCTCTATAGCAGTGACATATAAAgagatcagcaggaaagggcCGGATGATGCTTGTTTTCTGGGAGGTAATAACATGTCCTGGGCTTTGCGCTGCTCTCCCTCCAGGGACTCTTTCAGTCACAATAATATGAGCACTGAAATCCCtggtccctcctcctccagaataggagtgtacctggatcacagggcaggaactctgtccttctacagcgtctctgacacaatgaccctcctgtacagagtccagaccacattcactcagcccctctatcctgggtttgGTTTGGGTCTTCAATCCTCTATAAGACTGTGTGATCTGTGA
- the LOC133126795 gene encoding E3 ubiquitin/ISG15 ligase TRIM25-like isoform X1, with translation MAEAAGLLDQDQFSCSICLDLLKNPVTIPCGHSYCMGCIKGYWDQDDHTGVYSCPQCRETFTPRPVLRKNTMFSEMLEKLKKTGLQAAPPAHCYAGPGDVACDVCTGRKHKAIKSCLVCLASYCETHLKIHNELNPGKRHKMVNVTGNLEEMICSNHDKLLEVYCYTDQQCICYLCTMDKHSGHETVSAAAARTEKQKQLGEFQSEFQQGIQEREKELQDLRQAVQSLKRSAQAAVKDSERIFTEMIRSIERRCSEVKELIRDQEKAEVSRAEGLLERLEQEIAELRRRDAELEQLSHTEDHIHFLQSCQSVCAPPGPGDLPNITVSPHVSFEAVRKYVSVLKERLENVFMVELVTISESVKEVHTVEPRTREDFFLGRSAMIEPINTQTGFSGQSPFHRGNMVKAFLTVEPRIKDNSFRGRSAMIEPINTQTSFLGQSPFHRVKEFPSVEPRTREDFFQYFCQLTLDPNTVHKQLWLSEGNRVVTSMGELQFYPHHPERFDCQDQDPRHPSLAQYHRANRYRSDDHYMFQSLKKIVVRTIDAQKLYMYNQVLCREGLSGRCYWEAEWSGNDYVSIAVTYKEISRKGPDDACFLGGNNMSWALRCSPSRDSFSHNNMSTEIPGPSSSRIGVYLDHRAGTLSFYSVSDTMTLLYRVQTTFTQPLYPGFGLGLQSSIRLCDL, from the exons ATGGCAGAGGCTGCAGGTCTTctggatcaggaccagttcagctgttcgatctgtctggatctactgaagAATCCGGTgactattccctgtggacacagttactgtatgggctgtattaagggctactgggatcaggatgatcatactggtgtctacagctgtccccagtgcagagagaccttcaccccaaggcctgttttaagaaaaaacactatgttttctgaaatgttggagaaactgaagaagacaggcctccaagctgctcctcctgctcactgttacgctggacctggagacgtggcgtgtgatgtctgtactgggagaaagcacaaagccatcaagtcctgtctggtgtgtctggcctcttactgtgaaactcatCTCAAAATTCATAATGAACTGAACCCAGGAAAGAGACACAAGATGGTCAACGTCACTGGAAACCTGGAGGAGATGATCTGCTCTAATCATGACAAACTGCTGGAGGTTTACTGTTATaccgatcagcagtgtatctgttatctgtgtACAATGGATAAACACAGTGGCCATGAAACAGTATCAGCTGCAGCAGcaaggactgagaaacag aagcagctgggtgAATTCCAGAGTGAATTCCAGCAgggaatccaggagagagagaaggagctgcaggatctgagacaggctgtgcagtcactcaag cgctctgcacaggcagcagtgaaggacagtgagaggatctttactgagatgatccgctccattgagagaaggtgctctgaggtgaaagagctgatcagagatcaggaaaaggctgaagtgagtcgggctgaaggactcctggagcgactggagcaggagattgctgagctgaggaggagagatgctgagctggagcagctttcacacacagaggatcacatccatttcctccag agctgtcagtctgtctgtgcccctcctggacctggagacttacccaacatcactgtcagtccacacgtctcttttgaggctgtgaggaaatatGTCTCTGTACTGAAAGAGCGACTGGAGAATGTCTTCATGGTGGAACTGGTCACAATTTCTGAATCAG tGAAAGAAGTCCATACTGTAgagcccaggaccagagaggatttcTTCCTAGGAAGGTCTGCAATGATTGAGCCTATAAATACGCAAACCGGTTTTTCGGGACAATCACCTTTTCACAGAGGTaacatgg TGAAAGCATTCCTTACTGTAGAGCCCAGGATCAAAGACAATTCCTTCCGAGGAAGGTCTGCAATGATTGAGCCTATAAATACGCAAACCAGTTTTTTGGGACAATCACCTTTTCACAGAG TGAAAGAATTCCCTTCTGTAgagcccaggaccagagaggatttcttccagt AtttctgtcagctcacactggaccccaacacagtgCATAAGCAGCTCTggctgtctgaggggaacagggtGGTGACCTCTATGGGAGAGCTCCAGTTTTATCCtcatcatccagagagatttgactgCCAGGATCAAGATCCCAGACACCCCAGTCTGGCCCAGTACCACAGAGCAAACCGTTACCGCTCTGATGATCATTACATGTTTCAAAGTTTGAAGAAGATTGTGGTACGTACTATTGATGCACAGAAATTATATATGTATAACCaggtgctgtgcagagagggtctgtctggacgctgttactgggaggctgagtggagtgggaaTGACTATGTCTCTATAGCAGTGACATATAAAgagatcagcaggaaagggcCGGATGATGCTTGTTTTCTGGGAGGTAATAACATGTCCTGGGCTTTGCGCTGCTCTCCCTCCAGGGACTCTTTCAGTCACAATAATATGAGCACTGAAATCCCtggtccctcctcctccagaataggagtgtacctggatcacagggcaggaactctgtccttctacagcgtctctgacacaatgaccctcctgtacagagtccagaccacattcactcagcccctctatcctgggtttgGTTTGGGTCTTCAATCCTCTATAAGACTGTGTGATCTGTGA
- the LOC133126795 gene encoding tripartite motif-containing protein 16-like isoform X3: MAEAAGLLDQDQFSCSICLDLLKNPVTIPCGHSYCMGCIKGYWDQDDHTGVYSCPQCRETFTPRPVLRKNTMFSEMLEKLKKTGLQAAPPAHCYAGPGDVACDVCTGRKHKAIKSCLVCLASYCETHLKIHNELNPGKRHKMVNVTGNLEEMICSNHDKLLEVYCYTDQQCICYLCTMDKHSGHETVSAAAARTEKQKQLGEFQSEFQQGIQEREKELQDLRQAVQSLKRSAQAAVKDSERIFTEMIRSIERRCSEVKELIRDQEKAEVSRAEGLLERLEQEIAELRRRDAELEQLSHTEDHIHFLQSCQSVCAPPGPGDLPNITVSPHVSFEAVRKYVSVLKERLENVFMVELVTISESVKEVHTVEPRTREDFFLGRSAMIEPINTQTSFLGQSPFHRVKEFPSVEPRTREDFFQYFCQLTLDPNTVHKQLWLSEGNRVVTSMGELQFYPHHPERFDCQDQDPRHPSLAQYHRANRYRSDDHYMFQSLKKIVVRTIDAQKLYMYNQVLCREGLSGRCYWEAEWSGNDYVSIAVTYKEISRKGPDDACFLGGNNMSWALRCSPSRDSFSHNNMSTEIPGPSSSRIGVYLDHRAGTLSFYSVSDTMTLLYRVQTTFTQPLYPGFGLGLQSSIRLCDL; this comes from the exons ATGGCAGAGGCTGCAGGTCTTctggatcaggaccagttcagctgttcgatctgtctggatctactgaagAATCCGGTgactattccctgtggacacagttactgtatgggctgtattaagggctactgggatcaggatgatcatactggtgtctacagctgtccccagtgcagagagaccttcaccccaaggcctgttttaagaaaaaacactatgttttctgaaatgttggagaaactgaagaagacaggcctccaagctgctcctcctgctcactgttacgctggacctggagacgtggcgtgtgatgtctgtactgggagaaagcacaaagccatcaagtcctgtctggtgtgtctggcctcttactgtgaaactcatCTCAAAATTCATAATGAACTGAACCCAGGAAAGAGACACAAGATGGTCAACGTCACTGGAAACCTGGAGGAGATGATCTGCTCTAATCATGACAAACTGCTGGAGGTTTACTGTTATaccgatcagcagtgtatctgttatctgtgtACAATGGATAAACACAGTGGCCATGAAACAGTATCAGCTGCAGCAGcaaggactgagaaacag aagcagctgggtgAATTCCAGAGTGAATTCCAGCAgggaatccaggagagagagaaggagctgcaggatctgagacaggctgtgcagtcactcaag cgctctgcacaggcagcagtgaaggacagtgagaggatctttactgagatgatccgctccattgagagaaggtgctctgaggtgaaagagctgatcagagatcaggaaaaggctgaagtgagtcgggctgaaggactcctggagcgactggagcaggagattgctgagctgaggaggagagatgctgagctggagcagctttcacacacagaggatcacatccatttcctccag agctgtcagtctgtctgtgcccctcctggacctggagacttacccaacatcactgtcagtccacacgtctcttttgaggctgtgaggaaatatGTCTCTGTACTGAAAGAGCGACTGGAGAATGTCTTCATGGTGGAACTGGTCACAATTTCTGAATCAG tGAAAGAAGTCCATACTGTAgagcccaggaccagagaggatttcTTCCTAGGAAG GTCTGCAATGATTGAGCCTATAAATACGCAAACCAGTTTTTTGGGACAATCACCTTTTCACAGAG TGAAAGAATTCCCTTCTGTAgagcccaggaccagagaggatttcttccagt AtttctgtcagctcacactggaccccaacacagtgCATAAGCAGCTCTggctgtctgaggggaacagggtGGTGACCTCTATGGGAGAGCTCCAGTTTTATCCtcatcatccagagagatttgactgCCAGGATCAAGATCCCAGACACCCCAGTCTGGCCCAGTACCACAGAGCAAACCGTTACCGCTCTGATGATCATTACATGTTTCAAAGTTTGAAGAAGATTGTGGTACGTACTATTGATGCACAGAAATTATATATGTATAACCaggtgctgtgcagagagggtctgtctggacgctgttactgggaggctgagtggagtgggaaTGACTATGTCTCTATAGCAGTGACATATAAAgagatcagcaggaaagggcCGGATGATGCTTGTTTTCTGGGAGGTAATAACATGTCCTGGGCTTTGCGCTGCTCTCCCTCCAGGGACTCTTTCAGTCACAATAATATGAGCACTGAAATCCCtggtccctcctcctccagaataggagtgtacctggatcacagggcaggaactctgtccttctacagcgtctctgacacaatgaccctcctgtacagagtccagaccacattcactcagcccctctatcctgggtttgGTTTGGGTCTTCAATCCTCTATAAGACTGTGTGATCTGTGA